AGCATCTTCTCGTGGCTCTAGCTTTCCAATCTTAGGAATCTCAGGAGGgctaaagaaattgaagaatgaTGCATTAGGAACCACTCTTGGCTGACTTTCAATTTCTCCAGTAGCAGTTGTTCGACTCTGGGTGGTTGTCACAGTAAcatcctttcctcttctccaatCTATTTTACAGCCCTTGCAATCTTGGATTTCCCATCCCCAAGAGAAGAAGGGATCCTTGTGATCTGGTTTTGACTTTATTATATACGTCTTGGTCAGCACCTCATTTCTGAAGTATGGATtgggtagaaaataaaattcaaatgtgtAACTTATAGGCTGGCCAGGTTTTGAGAACTTTAGGCTAATATCTGACAAGAACTTCAGAATGGGTGCATCATACTTCTGAATCATGGGCCCGAGCTTGTTAACATTCTTTAAAACAGTCAGCCAATAGTCAGGAATGCCTTTAGGATCTTTTTTAGGCTTTCCCTTACGAGCTCTTTTAAGATTCACTCTTTCTTTAGGCCTGGCCCCAGGAATTCTTTTAGGAGCCTCTATTATGGCAGCCTTTGCCTTAGCTTCCGTGGCTCTAGTCTGTTCTTTATCTTCTGCCTTTACCTGAGGGTCTACTTTAGGGTCTTCTTTCACTTCAGGCTTTGTCCCCAGAAAATCTTTAGACTCTGCTTTTTCTTCAGCCTTTGTCTCAGGAATTTCTTTTGGAACCTCATTTTCTTCAGCCTTTACCTCAGGTTTTCCTTTAGGCTC
The DNA window shown above is from Lynx canadensis isolate LIC74 chromosome X, mLynCan4.pri.v2, whole genome shotgun sequence and carries:
- the NAP1L3 gene encoding nucleosome assembly protein 1-like 3; amino-acid sequence: MAEADLNTVSEPAAQKVAEEKMASSSSDSGEESDCSSSSNSTSCSSSSSSSSSSSSGRSRLYRKRRLSGPSRKARRAPLGKSFVDRLPRAVRNRVQALRNIQDECDKVDILFLKAIHDLERKYAELNKPLYDRRFQIINAEYEPTEEEYEWNSEDEVFSSDEEVQEDSPSEMPALEGEEEDNEPKGKPEVKAEENEVPKEIPETKAEEKAESKDFLGTKPEVKEDPKVDPQVKAEDKEQTRATEAKAKAAIIEAPKRIPGARPKERVNLKRARKGKPKKDPKGIPDYWLTVLKNVNKLGPMIQKYDAPILKFLSDISLKFSKPGQPISYTFEFYFLPNPYFRNEVLTKTYIIKSKPDHKDPFFSWGWEIQDCKGCKIDWRRGKDVTVTTTQSRTTATGEIESQPRVVPNASFFNFFSPPEIPKIGKLEPREDAILDEDFEIGQTLHDNVILKSIYYYTGEVKCTYEDSTNYGNRKYRK